GTTAGATAGCTTATATGCTATTTTTCAATCAGTAACTAATAAAGAAGCTGTGGCATTTAAAAATTTACAACAACAAATTGCTTATAAAAGCAAAGCTATTCAAGAGCTTCAAGATAATTATACACATCAATTAAGCAATACCATTTGGGATAGGCTAAATAGTTATATTAAAGAATATGCCCAAACCAAAAAATTTAAAATTATTGTAGGAACAAGCGGCAATGGCAATGTTATGTACGGGGATGAAACTACAGATATTACAACACAAATTTTAAAATTTTCAAATATAAAATATGAGGGTAACAATTAAGGGTTATCCTTAATTATTTAACGGAAAATCCTTACTTGGTTTTTTTAGGTTTTAGGTAGTTTTAATAAAATTTTAACACCTAAAGCTAATGAAGTTTTTTAAGAGGTATGGCTCTATAATATTATTAGTCTCTTTGTTTGTATTTGGAGGCATGTTTCTACTTGAAAAATATAAAACTCCAAAAGCCAATAATATTGCTGAATACAAATTCTTCAGTTTACATCAAGAAAATTGGAAATCCAAACGGGTAAACCAATTTGTTAATGATATTAATTATACAGCGACCGAAGTACCTATTCAATATTACCTCTTAAAAAACAACCCTGATGATTCTGCTAAAATAGATTCTCTTTATCAAATTAATGCCAAGGAGCGCATTATAGAAATAGAGTTTCAACATGTAAATGAAGCTGATTTATTGCTCGAAGATTACACAAAAAGAAATTATGACGATGCTGTAAAATATATGGCATTTACTATTGAGAAAGATTTTACGGTAGTAACATCTTCCAATGACACCATACCATGTTCTGGTGTAAATTTTGAGCGTAATTTTAAAATAGCACCTTTTAAACGGGCGCTTCTTTATTTTAATAATATAAATCCCAGCGATAAAATAAAACTGATATACCAAGATTATTTGTTCGGGAATGGCATTATAAAATTCAATTTAACGGATATACCCTTAAAGGTTTAGAATTATGAAATTTACATTTTTATTAGTTTATGCTATTATTTCAATAGCTAAAAATTATAGAAGTAAACAGGATTGAGTTGGGAATGATAGATATAAAATTCTTAAAAAAAATTGAAGGATTAACACTTTATATTTTAACCAAAAAAATCAATTGGATTTGTAACAGAAAAAAAAATAAAGGATAATTACTAAAAATTATAATCAACATCATTATGATTCACACTATTAGAACCAGTAAGTTTTCAAAAATTATAGCCAGTTATTTAGCAATACAATTGCTTATTACAACGGTACAACCATCTAATTTATTTGCATTAACAAGCGGTCCTTCACAGCCTGAGTTTAACGCATTTACCCCTATAGGCACTTCCGATATGGTAAACCTTTCTACGGGAGATTTTAATTATAACATACCTATTATGGATGTTGGAGGTTACCCATTAAACTTGGCTTATGACTCTGGATTGACTATGGATCAAGAAGCTTCATGGGTAGGTTTGGGTTGGAACTTGAACGTAGGTCAAATAAATAGGCAGGTTCGTGGTATCCCAGATGATTTTAAGGGTGATGAAATAACTTATGAAAAAAACTTAAAACCTAATGTTACGGTGGGAATTAGTGCTCAAGCATCTCCTCAAGTTTTTGGTTTTGAAACCGAAGACTATGTGAAAGCATCTTTAGGTCTAGGTATTAAATACAATAACTATAATGGTATTAGTTTTACCCCATCCTATGGTTTATCATTTGATTTAGGTGATTATGTAACGGTGGGGATGAATGTTCAGGCATCTGCGACCGAAGGTGCAACTATTTCCCCAAAAGTTAGTGCTAAAGCAAACCTGCCAATTATTGAAAGTATGTCGGTTAATGGTGGTTTAAATGCGGGACTTTCATATAATTCTAATAAAGGGTTAACATCTTATAGTTTAAATGCTACTATAAGTCCTGCATTTAAGAACAATCTTGTCAATGCAATTTTAAATGAAACAAAAACAGGTATGGGAACGGTTACTGGAAACTTGTCTTTTTCAAACCCTGTAACACTTACCCCCAGAAAACGTACAGCCTTTCAAGATTTTAATAGTACCTTTTCTTTTTCTGTAGGAGGAACTGCATGGGGGATAGATGGCGAATTAGAAATATCAGCAACAGCATCTGTTCAAAAAATTAAAGATAAAACAAAAACAGAAAAAGCTTTTGGCTATGAATTTACAGGGCAAGCTACGTCAAATGATGTTCTAGATTATAATAGAGAAAATGACAGAACCATAAGTAAAAACTTATTGGCATTGCCCTATGCTAATTACACCTATGATTTGTATAGTGTTAATGGCCAAGGAGCTACTGGTATGTTTAGGTCGCATCGTGGTCAAATAGGGCAAATTTATGATGAATATGTAGAGGATGAAAGTAAGGGGTTTAGTCTAGGTGTTGAAATTGAAGGAGGTGCTGGATGGCATTATGGAGGTAATTTTGTAGTTGCTCCATCTAAAAGTTATACAGGAGTATGGCGAACCAAAGCGTCTAACTCATTTAAAAACGATAATGAAAATGCAAAAAACAGTGCTTCTAATTTTGATTATGAACCTGTGTATTTTAAATATGTAGGAGAAAATAAGGTAGATGATGAACGCTCTCTTTACACAGACCGATTACACAGTGACAAAGCTATGGCACTTAAAATAGGCGGCGTTGGTTTTGATAAGTATGCAGATACCCGTTTTAGAGTAAAAGATTATGAATTTAGTAGTAATGTTCCAACAGAAGACCTTAAATCATTTTCAGGTAATTTTAAAAGAACCAAACGCGATGTGCGTAATCAATCCATTCAAAAAATCACTGTTGGAGAATTAAAGAATTTCTATACTGAAGGGTATGGACAACAACGAATTAATACTTATGCTAAAGATAAACCCCATCATACAGCAGAAATCAGAGTGTTAAAACCAGATGGTGCCACCTATGTATTTGGCGAAACAGCTTATAATATAGAGAAACAGGAAGTTACTTTTGCTACTGATAATACTGGAGATTGTGCTACAGGAATTGTTACTTACAAAACAGGAGAAAATTCTATAAACAATAGTGCAGGAATTGATCATTTTTATGATAATGTAAAAACACCTGCATATGCGCATACCTATTTGTTATCATCTGTTTTATCATCCGATTACGAAGATATAAAAGGAGATGGACCAACCGATGACGATTTAGGAGCTTACACACTGTTCGAATATGTAACACCAGATAATGTTCCTTTCCAATGGCGTGTTCCTTATGGAATGAACGAAGCTTCTTACAATGAAGGTTTAAGAAGTAATCCATCCGATCAAAAAGGGAGCTATATCTATGGTCAAAAAGAAATAAAATATATAAGAAAGATTGAGACTAAAACACATGTTGCTATTTTTGATTTATCCCCACGAAAAGATGCTCGCGGTGTTGCTGGAAAAAATGGGGGGGCACCAGCTTCCGGTCAGGAATTGTATAAAATAAACACCATTCGCCTATATTCAAAACCAGAATATAAATTGTTTCAAAAAGAACTTGAAGATAACATTCCAAGTAATGACCCTAGTATCCAACAATTATCTCCTATAAAAACAGCGCATTTTATATACGATTATTCTTTGTGTAAAAATATAAACAACAATTTAGGAGGAGATTTAGATGCCTATGAACTTAGTAACGATTTAGGAAAACTAACTCTTAAACAAGTATATTTTACATACAGAACTTCTTTAATGGGTAAACACACTCCTTATACTTTTAGCTATAGTAAAACAAATCCAGATTACAGTTTAAAAGCCTTTGATATTTGGGGTAATTACAAACCAAATAATGGTAGTTGCAGTACTGATGATCCTATTACTACAACTTCTGAATTCCCTTTTGTTGATCAACAAAACAAACAGACCCAAGATGCGTATGCAACTGCGTGGTCTTTAAGCTCTATTGGTTTGCCTTCTGGAGGCTCTATAGATTTAACTTACGAAAGTGATGATTACCAGTATGTACAAGATAAACCAACGATGCAAATGTTTAAGGTGGTTGGTGCAGGTAGTAATAGTACTTCAGGGAGTCCCGAGAGCGATCATTTACTTTACGATGGTTCATATGAAGCTAAATATTTATATGTCAAGTTACCAGAGGAAAATACAGTTATTACTCCTCAAGAATTTAAAGAAAAATATTTAAAAGGTCAAGATAATAAGCCCATTTACTTTCGATTTTTAATGAATATGACAAGAAAGGGAGCATTGAATACAGCAAGTCGTGATTACGATTACGTAACTGGGTATTTTGAGAGGGATGGTGATGTTAATGTATTCCAACAGAATGAATCAATTTATGCTGCTATCCCCATGCAATGGACGCCAATGGAAGGAGGTCTTAATGGAGACGTTGAAAGAAATCCTATTACTAAAGCAGGTTTATATTTTGCTAGAACATATTTAAATGACATTGCATTTGGTTTAAATGGGGATTATCGTACTGAAAATGTTGTAACCATTGCTAAAAAATTGGTTTCTAGTATTGGTGCTATTGGTCAAATTTTTCTAGGCCCTAATGAAGCCTTAAGAAATAAATTATGTTCCCAACAATTTATTTCAGAAAAATCATGGATTCGTTTGTCAACCCCTAAAGCTTATAAACTAGGTGGTGGTTCACGTATTAAGCAGCTGGTAATGAATGACCATTGGAATACTATGACGACCGGTGGTACATTACAAACTTATGGACAAACTTATGATTATACATTAGAAGACAATACTACCAGTGGTGTAGCTGCTTTCGAGCCTAATGATAGTGCAGAAAATCCATTTGTAGAACCTTTTTATAATAATGGAGAACGTTTAATTGCACCAAGGGAAGTTAGTTATGTAGAAAAACCTTTTGGAAAAGCCTTTTTTCCTTATTCAAAAGTCACTTATAGCAGAGTCACTGTAAAAAATATAAATAGAGCCGATATTACAAGACATGCTACGGGAAAAGTAGTTTCAGAGTTTTATACAACTAAAGACTTTCCAACTAAAGTCGATTATACAGATATTGAAAATAGTTATAATAGCAATCAAAATAACGTACTAAGACAACTTATAGGTGGGCTTTTGGGACTGCCCGTAAAAGTTAAAAATGAGTTTACTTTATCACAGGGTTATGCTATACATACCAATGATATGGATGGGAAAATGAGAGCCCAAAAAGTATTTCAAGAAGGCATGGACGCTCCAATATCATCAGTAAGCTATCATTATAGTACAGAACGAAATGCTTTAGATAATGTATTACCTGTTATTGCAAAAGATGGCTCTGTAAGCAATAAGGAAATTGGTGTAGATTATGATGTTATTAACGACTTTAGAGAAGCCTATTCAAAATCGGAAACAAAAGGACTCAATGTAAATGTAGCGGCATTTTTTCTTAGTATTTTTCCGGTAGTTATTCCTACCTCATTCCCCGTTTACACCAAGCACGAAAACATAGCTCACAGTGTCATCACGACCAAAGTAATTCATACCACAGCTATTTTAAAAGAAAAAGTAGCTAGAGACCTTGGATCAAAAGTATCTACAGTCAATGAAGCTTGGGATGCCGAAACGGGAGAGGTTATACTAACCAAAACAATTAATGAATTTGACGATGCCTATTACAATTTTAACTTCCCAGCCTATTGGGCATATAACAACATGGGGCAAGCATCAAGAAATTTAGGGCTTCAAGGTACTTTAGAATATACTGGTGATTATTTTGCACTTGCTAATGCAAATGCCAGTGAATATTTGACATTGGGTGATGAAATTATGACTAGTGATGGTAAACGACTTTGGGTTGTAGAATTCAATAATACAGGAACAGGTGTATTGCTTATGAATCGTTTGGGAGGGGTTGTTAATAGAGAAGGAGGACAATCCATACAAGAAAATATAGATTTTAAAATAGTAAGATCTGGCTATCGAAATCAACAAACGGGCAATATGGCATCTGTTACTATGATGAAAAACCCACTAAATGCATTAGTTAACGGAAAAATTGACACAGCAAGTTTTACTCAATCTTCAGAAGGTTTAGCTTCCAACAATTTACGGATAATAAATGCAAGTGCAGTAGCTTATAACGATTTTTGGAACTGCCAATGCGAAAACAATTTACCATTTATTCCCAATGCAAATCTAAATGAAGATACATTGGCTGAATTGTCAATAGAAAAATATCTATTTAATCCTTATTTATATAATGTAAAAGACGAATGGCGTGCAGAAAAATCTTATGCATATTTAACAGAACGAACCGACGTAAAAGAAGGTACAGTCACTTCCAAAAAGAATACCAGAAAAGAAGGTTACTTTAAACATTTTAAGCCTTATTACGCTTTTAATGGAAATCAATGGGAACTAAATATAGATGCCACACCAAATTGGACTTTTGCGAGTGAAGTAACCCAATATAGTCCGTATGGAGCAGAACTAGAAAATAAAGATGCGTTAAACCGATATTCATCCGCACAATATGGTTACAATTTCTCATTACCAACAGCAGTCGCTTCTAATAGTAAATACCGCTATATGGGAGGGGATAATTTTGAAGATTACGACTTCAATAATACAAATGAAGGGCATTTTGGATACAAGAATATTGTTTATCAAGATGGTGATAGAGGTATTGTGGTTTCCAATAAATATGCGCATACAGGTAATTCGAGTTTATTGATTACTCCTGATAATTCTCGAGCTAGCTTACCTGTCGAGCTTATAGGACAAAGTCCAGTTATAGAGGATTCTGATGGTGATGGTTGGCTTGATACGGTAGATGTTTGTCCTTATACACCCAATCCCGACCAAGATGATTATGATAAAGATGGTATTGGTGATGCCTGTGATGATAATGCAATACCCAAAATCACTAATATAGTAATAACAGGACAATTTTCTTGGTGGCGTAAACAAGCAAGTTTCACAATTCAAGGAAAACCAAATGATATAATAAGAGGTAAAATAATTGAAGTTAAACACGGTGCCCATGGTTGGAAAGCATCTTTTAATGGTGGAAATCAAATATCCAAATCAATGGAGTTTAGTATTCAGCTAGATGCCACAGGTAGAGCAAATAATATTTTAGAAATGGGCATTACTGCTCCTTCTAAAAAACGAAAAAGGAGTCAAAGAAATTATACTACTATTGAATTTATATTACTTAATAAATATCCTAGTTTATATAATAACAAATACCGAGATACTCCAGTTTCTTCTAGTATTGGGGTAAGGTTAGAGGTTGTAGGGTATAAAGATATTAATTCTGGTAAAACTTCTGGTGCTACACCTATTTTTCAATCTCAGCTATAAAATATTTATATCATGAAAATTATATTCCATAAAACTATTCTTGTACTATTTTTTATATTAAGTGGAACCTATAGCTTTGGACAAACATGTATAGTGCCGCAAAGTGAGCGCGACGCTTTAGTTGCATTCTATAATGCTACCAATGGACCAAACTGGACAAATAATACGAATTGGAATACTGCAGCTGCAGTTTGTGATTGGTATGGGGTTACTGTAAGCAATG
The genomic region above belongs to Mariniflexile litorale and contains:
- a CDS encoding OmpH family outer membrane protein, which produces MNKLNIHATINSILLLTLVVFGFYFYLDRNKQEIVYIDNIKLFNGFNMTKDIKSIEEAKINKQGKELDSLYAIFQSVTNKEAVAFKNLQQQIAYKSKAIQELQDNYTHQLSNTIWDRLNSYIKEYAQTKKFKIIVGTSGNGNVMYGDETTDITTQILKFSNIKYEGNN
- a CDS encoding thrombospondin type 3 repeat-containing protein; the encoded protein is MIHTIRTSKFSKIIASYLAIQLLITTVQPSNLFALTSGPSQPEFNAFTPIGTSDMVNLSTGDFNYNIPIMDVGGYPLNLAYDSGLTMDQEASWVGLGWNLNVGQINRQVRGIPDDFKGDEITYEKNLKPNVTVGISAQASPQVFGFETEDYVKASLGLGIKYNNYNGISFTPSYGLSFDLGDYVTVGMNVQASATEGATISPKVSAKANLPIIESMSVNGGLNAGLSYNSNKGLTSYSLNATISPAFKNNLVNAILNETKTGMGTVTGNLSFSNPVTLTPRKRTAFQDFNSTFSFSVGGTAWGIDGELEISATASVQKIKDKTKTEKAFGYEFTGQATSNDVLDYNRENDRTISKNLLALPYANYTYDLYSVNGQGATGMFRSHRGQIGQIYDEYVEDESKGFSLGVEIEGGAGWHYGGNFVVAPSKSYTGVWRTKASNSFKNDNENAKNSASNFDYEPVYFKYVGENKVDDERSLYTDRLHSDKAMALKIGGVGFDKYADTRFRVKDYEFSSNVPTEDLKSFSGNFKRTKRDVRNQSIQKITVGELKNFYTEGYGQQRINTYAKDKPHHTAEIRVLKPDGATYVFGETAYNIEKQEVTFATDNTGDCATGIVTYKTGENSINNSAGIDHFYDNVKTPAYAHTYLLSSVLSSDYEDIKGDGPTDDDLGAYTLFEYVTPDNVPFQWRVPYGMNEASYNEGLRSNPSDQKGSYIYGQKEIKYIRKIETKTHVAIFDLSPRKDARGVAGKNGGAPASGQELYKINTIRLYSKPEYKLFQKELEDNIPSNDPSIQQLSPIKTAHFIYDYSLCKNINNNLGGDLDAYELSNDLGKLTLKQVYFTYRTSLMGKHTPYTFSYSKTNPDYSLKAFDIWGNYKPNNGSCSTDDPITTTSEFPFVDQQNKQTQDAYATAWSLSSIGLPSGGSIDLTYESDDYQYVQDKPTMQMFKVVGAGSNSTSGSPESDHLLYDGSYEAKYLYVKLPEENTVITPQEFKEKYLKGQDNKPIYFRFLMNMTRKGALNTASRDYDYVTGYFERDGDVNVFQQNESIYAAIPMQWTPMEGGLNGDVERNPITKAGLYFARTYLNDIAFGLNGDYRTENVVTIAKKLVSSIGAIGQIFLGPNEALRNKLCSQQFISEKSWIRLSTPKAYKLGGGSRIKQLVMNDHWNTMTTGGTLQTYGQTYDYTLEDNTTSGVAAFEPNDSAENPFVEPFYNNGERLIAPREVSYVEKPFGKAFFPYSKVTYSRVTVKNINRADITRHATGKVVSEFYTTKDFPTKVDYTDIENSYNSNQNNVLRQLIGGLLGLPVKVKNEFTLSQGYAIHTNDMDGKMRAQKVFQEGMDAPISSVSYHYSTERNALDNVLPVIAKDGSVSNKEIGVDYDVINDFREAYSKSETKGLNVNVAAFFLSIFPVVIPTSFPVYTKHENIAHSVITTKVIHTTAILKEKVARDLGSKVSTVNEAWDAETGEVILTKTINEFDDAYYNFNFPAYWAYNNMGQASRNLGLQGTLEYTGDYFALANANASEYLTLGDEIMTSDGKRLWVVEFNNTGTGVLLMNRLGGVVNREGGQSIQENIDFKIVRSGYRNQQTGNMASVTMMKNPLNALVNGKIDTASFTQSSEGLASNNLRIINASAVAYNDFWNCQCENNLPFIPNANLNEDTLAELSIEKYLFNPYLYNVKDEWRAEKSYAYLTERTDVKEGTVTSKKNTRKEGYFKHFKPYYAFNGNQWELNIDATPNWTFASEVTQYSPYGAELENKDALNRYSSAQYGYNFSLPTAVASNSKYRYMGGDNFEDYDFNNTNEGHFGYKNIVYQDGDRGIVVSNKYAHTGNSSLLITPDNSRASLPVELIGQSPVIEDSDGDGWLDTVDVCPYTPNPDQDDYDKDGIGDACDDNAIPKITNIVITGQFSWWRKQASFTIQGKPNDIIRGKIIEVKHGAHGWKASFNGGNQISKSMEFSIQLDATGRANNILEMGITAPSKKRKRSQRNYTTIEFILLNKYPSLYNNKYRDTPVSSSIGVRLEVVGYKDINSGKTSGATPIFQSQL